The following proteins are co-located in the Phaeodactylum tricornutum CCAP 1055/1 chromosome 2, whole genome shotgun sequence genome:
- the PHYH gene encoding phytanoyl-coa dioxygenase (peroxisomal enzyme catalysing the first step of phytanic acid alpha-oxidation; secretory pathway) — MWCKKSHSFLLSSMLLLGSTHSFSVSPNNPLSTSCGSALHQSSNTVEAEQVQAKSTSSSKTTSPSAPTKKKEKVVREPAMWEYNFGLQDPDLPLPHGITKDVTPPESYHITDEQIRTLERDGVVLIKGVFDEEWVDYLRKATAYQVDNPHFWAFAGTASKLYDYIQRNVWQTNGAFARFYYHSAMGDVLRQCGRTDEIRVSTDLLMVNPNKGFKWHQDNQNGPITPQDGIRFWITMDETPKDYGAPVYLKGSHRNTAVDPQAVFVDIQQEGLEDYREQLLEFRTQPGDMLVWHPKTIHKIDGPADGIWTSYRRVLGGTAAKAGTKYTDKRGTGGVLSDLGRHGMEDGDDLKSPFFPVVYPQSDAHERAERDAGRVGRSALDIVTKIGGMATTASGQRFKSFFKVLDSRS; from the coding sequence ATGTGGTGCAAGAAATCGCATTCCTTCCTGCTAAGTTCGATGCTCTTGCTGGGCTCGACTCACTCCTTTTCGGTATCGCCCAATAATCCATTGTCGACATCTTGTGGCTCGGCATTGCACCAGTCGTCCAATACGGTAGAAGCCGAACAAGTCCAGGCGAAATCAACTAGTAGTTCGAAAACGACATCTCCCTCTGCTccaacaaagaagaaagaaaaagtcgtcaGGGAACCTGCGATGTGGGAATATAACTTTGGTCTACAGGACCCCGATCTCCCACTACCTCACGGAATTACTAAGGATGTGACCCCTCCGGAAAGCTATCACATCACGGATGAACAGATCCGAACGTTGGAGCGAGATGGAGTTGTTTTGATCAAAGgtgtttttgacgaagaatgggTCGACTACTTACGAAAGGCAACTGCTTACCAGGTTGATAATCCCCATTTCTGGGCCTTTGCGGGTACAGCATCCAAGCTGTACGACTACATTCAACGCAATGTATGGCAGACCAACGGTGCTTTTGCGCGATTCTACTATCATTCTGCTATGGGCGACGTGCTTCGGCAGTGTGGGCGCACAGATGAAATCCGCGTTTCAACTGACTTGCTTATGGTAAATCCCAATAAGGGTTTCAAATGGCATCAAGATAACCAGAATGGACCTATCACACCTCAAGATGGAATCCGTTTCTGGATCACCATGGACGAAACGCCCAAGGATTACGGTGCTCCGGTGTACCTTAAGGGATCACACCGCAACACGGCCGTTGATCCACAagccgtctttgtcgacattCAACAAGAAGGACTAGAGGATTATCGAGAACAACTCCTGGAATTCCGCACACAACCTGGAGATATGCTAGTCTGGCATCCCAAGACCATTCACAAGATTGATGGACCTGCGGACGGCATCTGGACATCCTATCGACGAGTGCTCGGGGGAACGGCTGCAAAAGCGGGTACCAAGTACACAGACAAGCGAGGTACGGGTGGGGTACTTTCGGATTTGGGTCGTCATGGAATGGAGGATGGTGATGATCTGAAGTCGCCTTTCTTTCCGGTCGTCTATCCCCAATCGGATGCACACGAGCGTGCCGAACGGGATGCCGGCCGAGTGGGACGGTCCGCCCtggacattgtcaccaagATCGGAGGTATGGCTACGACAGCATCCGGGCAAAGATTCAAgtcctttttcaaagtcttAGACAGTCGATCATGA
- the SMC1 gene encoding predicted protein (SMC proteins family (6) form heterodimers and act as a essential regulator of chromosome condensation. Hihly closed to the Thalassiosira protein 188447.), giving the protein MPVTSLELENFKSYAGLQTIGPFRDFTSVIGPNGAGKSNLMDAVSFVLGVQSRDLRSTVLADLVFRPPTTIGTTVSTTSTTPALRASATLVYADAVTGAETRFGRTIGVRGVGEYHLDGKVVSWTDYEAALADIGVLVKARNFLVFQGDVEALARKSPAELTALVEQIAGSAGLADDYRQRHADKEQAQQNTVFLLQQQKTLRAERKLLKEQKTEADRFHQLLTEKADVETELYLWILYHLDRDRHERDAVLGELRDERDAHRATEQTHAETLQQAKKQASAARRETGQRQQRRVELAALADRLEPAVIQTTEEIKSLANKLAQDEKQVAKKQTEADTHRERIDAIAKEIADYRTQLTALERDYDEIKANAAPVQLTPEQETRYEALRYQAAAASAAPRHALHAAQRRLEQARAHVATLQHTLQEAQAAQAETARDVQALDTRREKLTKSLANTTQDLQATEHELVQVQGQAQRVQVRRQELDVDIEKLDASLREAKYDSTRSKDEECLVRAIASLQQHFTGVHGRLVDLCRPVSRKFNLAVTVAAGKDMDAIVVDTKQTAFECIKYLREQRVGTATFLPLDSLQTPSPDSTERLRAHVAKDGRYSLVADVIACDDAVHRAVQYAVGNTVVAEDLDAARELCFGSSSSRRGGRSEGNSPQSRVKAVTLGGAVISKAGTMTGGVTRDEDSKSGRWDAQNLHKIQEQKAQLEAEREALDTGGASNRRSGVGAGGSLGHASKIEELRNKVGNLRNKDQYSKSDLEFTKKQLEEKTVLLKSTEKQLAKLEKQVAAGEKEFSKANTAVQKGIAAVKAAEDELLGDFRDETGLRDLNAYEEAIGKSRDEFNERKRTFMEHIAQLEQQTKYESGRDLQQPIVRIEKRIKERKAALAKAKKKESELRKKVDEAKANLAEAEIKVEEAIDNEKKFEEQVQDAQSALTEAQNERIRIDKAIGSEETALERLRAKLHDTLQKAHVEEVLLPRVGDDNASQASSVDFSRMPSPLKQRMSDRDEKRMRKEFEDKLAKIAANIESITPNMKASEAFSTITDRLKGSSSDYEKSKEKSAKAAQAFQRVKAKRAKLFNEAFNHIDEALKTIYTDMTKSSKHPLGGNAYLSLDDAEEPYKGGIKFNAMPPMKRFRDMEQLSGGEKTVAALSLLFAIHSFHPAPFFIMDEIDAALDNVNLRKVCNYIKQRSQTDFQCIVISLKDMFYEHSQGLVGIYRDVGTNSSHTLTLDLTKF; this is encoded by the exons ATGCCCGTCACGTCGCTGGAACTCGAGAACTTCAAGTCCTACGCGGGCTTACAAACCATCGGACCCTTTCGCGACTTTACGTCCGTCATTGGCCCCAATGGTGCCGGCAAGTCCAATCTCATGGACGCCGTCAGTTTCGTCCTCGGCGTACAGTCCCGCGATTTGCGCAGTACCGTCCTGGCGGATCTCGTCTTTCGTCCTCCCACGACGATTGGTACTACTGTGAGTACTACTAGTACGACGCCCGCACTCCGCGCGTCGGCCACGCTCGTGtacgccgacgccgtcacCGGCGCCGAGACACGCTTCGGACGGACCATTGGCGTCCGCGGAGTCGGGGAGTACCACCTGGACGGGAAGGTTGTTTCCTGGACGGACTACGAAGCCGCCCTCGCCGACATTGGGGTCCTCGTCAAGGCGCGGAACTTTCTCGTCTTTCAGGGAGACGTGGAAGCCTTGGCGCGCAAGTCGCCGGCGGAACTCACCGCCCTCGTCGAGCAAATTGCCGGATCCGCCGGACTCGCGGACGACTACCGCCAACGACACGCCGACAAGGAACAAGCGCAGCAGAATACCGTCTTTCTgttgcaacagcaaaagacgCTCCGGGCCGAGCGGAAACTACTCAAGGAACAAAAGACTGAGGCCGACCGGTTCCACCAACTACTCACGGAAAAAGCCGACGTCGAGACCGAGCTCTATTTGTGGATACTCTACCACTTGGACCGGGACCGACACGAGCGGGACGCCGTCCTCGGGGAACTCCGCGACGAACGGGACGCCCACCGCGCCACCGAACAAACACACGCCGAGACACTCCAACAAGCCAAAAAGCAAGCCAGTGCGGCCCGGAGGGAGACCGgacaacgccaacaacgcCGGGTGGAACTCGCCGCACTCGCGGATCGACTAGAACCCGCCGTCATACAAACCACGGAAGAAATCAAATCCCTCGCTAACAAACTCGCGCAGGACGAGAAACAAGTCGCCAAGAAACAGACGGAGGCCGATACGCACCGGGAACGAATCGACGCGATTGCCAAGGAAATTGCCGACTACCGCACACAGCTGACCGCGTTGGAACGCGACTACGACGAAATCAAGGCCAACGCCGCTCCCGTCCAACTCACGCCCGAGCAAGAAACACGTTACGAAGCGCTCCGCTACCAGGCTGCTGCCGCCAGTGCCGCACCAAGACACGCGCTCCATGCCGCCCAACGACGCCTGGAGCAGGCACGTGCTCACGTTGCTACACTCCAACACACGCTCCAAGAAGCCCAAGCGGCCCAGGCGGAAACCGCACGCGACGTACAGGCACTCGACACCCGACGCGAGAAACTTACCAAG AGTCTCGCAAATACTACTCAGGATCTGCAGGCAACGGAACATGAACTGGTGCAAGTCCAAGGACAGGCGCAGCGGGTCCAAGTTCGTCGCCAGGAATTGGATGTTGACATAGAAAAGCTCGATGCGTCCTTACGGGAGGCCAAGTACGACAGTACCCGTAGTAAGGACGAGGAATGTTTGGTGCGGGCCATCGCCTCACTCCAACAGCACTTTACCGGGGTTCACGGTCGACTCGTCGATTTGTGTCGCCCCGTCTCCCGCAAATTCAATCTCGCTGTTACCGTCGCGGCCGGGAAAGACATGGACGCCATTGTTGTGGATACCAAGCAGACGGCCTTTGAGTGCATCAAGTACTTGCGCGAACAGCGCGTCGGTACGGCCACCTTTCTGCCCTTGGATAGTCTACAAACGCCGTCACCCGATAGTACGGAACGATTGCGGGCGCACGTGGCCAAGGACGGCCGATACAGCCTGGTAGCCGACGTAATTGCTTGTGACGACGCGGTCCACCGAGCCGTGCAATACGCCGTGGGGAATACGGTCGTGGCCGAAGATCTGGATGCGGCCCGGGAACTGTGCTTTggatcgtcctcgtcgcgGCGAGGCGGTCGGTCCGAGGGAAACTCACCCCAATCTCGCGTCAAGGCGGTCACCTTGGGAGGGGCCGTCATTAGCAAAGCGGGTACCATGACGGGTGGAGTCACACGAGACGAGGACTCCAAATCGGGACGCTGGGATGCGCAGAATCTCCATAAAATTCAGGAGCAGAAAGCTCAGTTGGAAGCGGAACGGGAGGCCTTGGATACCGGCGGTGCCTCCAACAGACGCAGCGGAGTTGGGGCTGGTGGGTCTTTGGGACACGCGAGCAAGATCGAAGAGCTCCGGAACAAGGTTGGTAATCTCCGCAACAAAGACCAGTATTCAAAAAGCGATCTGGAGTTTACCAAAAAGCAACTGGAGGAAAAGACGGTGTTGCTAAAGTCGACCGAAAAGCAGCTCGCCAAGTTGGAAAAACAAGTGGCGGCGGGCGAAAAGGAATTTTCCAAGGCCAATACTGCGGTCCAGAAGGGAATTGCCGCAGTCAAGGCGGCGGAGGATGAGCTTCTTGGAGATTTCCGTGACGAGACTGGTCTGCGAGATTTGAACGCTTACGAAGAGGCGATCGGAAAAAGCCGGGATGAATTCAACGAGAGGAAACGCACGTTTATGGAGCACATTGCGCAGCTGGAGCAACAAACAAAATACGAGTCGGGGCGTGATCTCCAACAGCCCATTGTACGTATCGAAAAGCGGATCAAGGAACGTAAGGCTGCTCTTGCCAaagcgaagaagaaggaatcTGAACTGCGCAAGAAGGTCGATGAGGCCAAAGCGAATCTGGCCGAAGCGGAAATCAAGGTGGAGGAAGCGATCGACAACGAGAAGAAATTCGAGGAGCAAGTGCAGGATGCTCAAAGTGCCTTGACGGAGGCCCAGAATGAGCGGATTCGTATTGACAAAGCCATTGGATCGGAAGAGACAGCGCTCGAACGCCTTCGTGCAAAGTTGCATGATACCTTGCAAAAAGCGCATGTAGAGGAAGTCTTGCTGCCGCGAGTTGGAGATGACAACGCATCTCAG GCTTCGAGCGTAGATTTCTCCCGAATGCCCAGTCCTCTGAAGCAGCGCATGAGTGACCGCGATGAAAAGCGAATGCGCAAGGAGTTCGAGGACAAGCTGGCCAAAATAGCTGCCAACATTGAGAGTATCACTCCAAATATGAAG GCCAGCGAAGCGTTCTCTACCATAACCGATCGCCTCAAAGGAAGTAGCTCGGACTACGAAAAGTCCAAAGAGAAGTCTGCGAAAGCGGCTCAGGCCTTTCAACGAGTCAAGGCAAAGCGCGCTAAACTATTTAACGAGGCTTTCAACCATATTGATGAGGCTTTGAAGACAATCTACACCGACATGACCAAGAGTAGCAAGCATCCTTTAGGTGGGAATGCCTATCTTAGCctcgacgatgccgaagAGCCGTATAAAGGTGGAATCAAGTTCAATGCGATGCCACCGATGAAGCGATTTCGTGACATGGAACAGCTAAGTGGCGGCGAGAAGACGGTAGCCGCTCTGTCACTATTGTTTGCCATTCATTCGTTCCACCCGGCGCCGTTTTTTATCATGGACGAAATTGATGCAGCGTTGGACAACGTCAACCTTCGCAAGGTTTGCAACTATATCAAGCAACGCAGCCAGACAGATTTTCAGTGCATCGTAATCAGTCTCAAAGACATGTTCTACGAGCACAGCCAAGGATTAGTAGGTATCTACCGCGATGTCGGTACGAACTCGAGCCATACTCTTACTTTAGACTTGACGAAATTT
- a CDS encoding predicted protein (unknown function; similarity to Golgi-specific brefeldin A-resistance guanine nucleotide exchange factor; unknownn protein), with product MTTTTTVPHATVPAVPAARLVGQEARMVLTSLRGGPPYVARGTLAQDLLDLRDRLPQLRTTTNTTLATGSPTTPVGETTHTHTNTSISVHPNASDTAVDDTNDDRSYDFVRPFLQVVTDPRAAGPHTLVALRSLHRMLLNKSLFVLYDHQHQQLQHPPPPLKYLQQNHSAVLASIVKAVLTCQFEQTDAGADEAVEMAVAEVLGQVVALLPSLGLPETVDPRHAAITPETLAEIFHAVFVTRTSSALANSPALVLRLEDILLQMTQHVFRPGSPPNEATATPNRKVWLGRCQAVLEFWTHPLLHTPLVGGDGLDESTREDQRLYDATRVLCLRAVRTALQTGWAEASIATSYDMDDEEDDDEHYQSLISIIQDDLCLSLLMTGQAIWAYHDAHTNISPGFVSLEVLSEICATLTTLWNTLPLRTVLIAQFETIWTGFYTRALVLLRKRHPPTNSLSFNANLTFDAEVEIILESLVDVLCLHDHVRSIADGDGGALETMFAYYDCHLRRSDVAVGLMVELCRCCGGAVDPDGETLVLTPSTSFLARPPTCEDSVHSDTSDTATPPDTAVSSPMVQVDHVWRPVPPHLKELCAQALMGGMKCLFRDDKASAETLLERSRRKRSIMSRQLKDSFEEALSETIPNTNVAELSVSPSCTHVLRDVKTKKRLMRKAARIFNHKASRGIEFLLDAGLVADPVTPMSVATFLRNGIVVGLDKKAVGAYLGEAGKAPIAGKSPLSWERDWFHKDVLQSYCGLFRFEGQSLLDGLRMFLAAFRLPGEAQQIDRILQAFSDSCGQVCEESADGRLQLFSEDPKRASDAAYLLSFSIIMLNTDRHNTNIREDRKMSAADFVKNNTDYGRDITEKGKEFPSEFLEGIYHSINDEEIRTEGEGADGAMTVERWKDVLRGSTEEAEDEFLPSLHDAEDLTELVLEHVWKPIMSSIGAFWGMPRVADDEPLSPSDPAQNGMLGVQGARLGMDMALEMLHGVRKLGRIDIFRKIFSWICDYTGLIGDYSVDAVERTWSLTNSVEAQSAVVAAIRTALDAGEDLNGDGWKRLWSILFEMRDLKLLAYGGPSAKSSLLHESDPDILDESARRDWTIVSPSRRAPVSSVHGKEDLVVWDDYAPSDDEEEPQSVEECDDLSSEMEGLSPGAEFENLLIRESLGMSRQLDLPVTGLERMDEARRHLVSPRARVRGRLTNACNFKALVSDSRFLNDAGIRVLLQALAELIAGMSRSTRLAEAPPLPPPSGGLERSSSSDSIATPVFLPTSGYLPISPASEAFAEVLICEIALKNRDRLKMLWKDVLQDHYLSSLTSILVNPVEGASTAVPQPDPGLEKRVTGLLRISICAVQRDELSNEILSAWKYLLPISDEQRASSPLRVLDKHIGEGLWRTASSVDGLHSLNADGWEGLMSLLKWCAKCGEDLDKRVPCSIVDALKALVEAGQNRAYPQLSIASLDLLHTLHEKKINSLQTESFSDENAALFWSGCWRETVAVMAEAAELSSDTNVRQHSLSMLTDLFLEKRKTAIPVAHVAGVLSEICVPLAGRCILRLQMGDDSIENSDALMIEFELCISLIFKPLRHHLNTGMSAISDGNLSSIWKSVLSVLEELLREDSPSLDSNEGQPSLPVNLKATMNQLVNEHLQNAISVLIAAGVLLSEGYSKASEDISFITWESVGRMGIPESAVVEWRQQALHES from the exons atgacgacgacgacgacggtaccgcATGCCACGGTTCCCGCCGTCCCCGCAGCGCGCCTCGTGGGTCAGGAAGCCCGAATGGTCCTCACATCCTTACGGGGTGGACCCCCGTACGTGGCACGCGGAACGCTAGCGCAAGACTTGTTGGATCTACGGGATCGGCTCCCACAGTTGCGGACTACGACGAACACCACGCTCGCTACCGGTAGCCCCACGACGCCGGTGGGTGAGACTACCCACACCCACACCAACACCAGCATTAGTGTACACCCCAATGCGTCCGATACAGCCGTGGACGATACGAACGACGACCGTTCGTACGATTTTGTCCGTCCCTTTCTACAAGTCGTCACGGATCCACGAGCGGCAGGTCCCCACACACTCGTCGCCTTGCGATCTCTCCACCGCATGCTGCTCAACAAATCCTTGTTTGTCCTTTACGATCATCAACATCAGCAACTACAacacccaccaccaccattgaAATATCTGCAGCAAAACCACAGTGCGGTGTTGGCTTCGATTGTCAAGGCCGTCTTGACGTGTCAGTTTGAACAGACGGATGCCGGGGCGGACGAAGCCGTAGAAATGGCCGTCGCCGAAGTCCTCGGACAAGTCGTCGCGCTACTCCCGTCGCTCGGGCTACCGGAAACCGTGGACCCTCGTCACGCCGCTATCACTCCCGAGACGTTAGCGGAAATCTTCCACGCCGTCTTTGTCACGCGCACCAGCAGTGCCCTGGCCAATTCCCCGGCACTGGTCCTGCGCTTGGAAGATATACTCCTCCAAATGACCCAACACGTCTTTCGGCCCGGCTCGCCACCGAACGAAGCAACCGCCACGCCCAATCGAAAAGTGTGGCTGGGACGATGTCAAGCCGTTTTGGAGTTCTGGACGCATCCGCTCCTGCACACGCCCCTGGTCGGTGGGGATGGATTGGACGAATCTACTCGGGAAGATCAGCGTCTTTACGACGCCACCCGGGTACTCTGCTTGCGAGCGGTACGCACAGCCCTCCAAACCGGATGGGCCGAAGCCTCAATCGCTACCAGTTACGAtatggacgacgaggaagacgacgacgaacacTACCAAAGCCTAATCAGTATCATTCAGGACGATTTGTGTTTGTCCTTGCTCATGACTGGTCAGGCCATTTGGGCTTACCACGATGCCCACACCAATATCTCTCCCGGATTCGTATCCCTCGAAGTCTTGTCGGAAATTTGTGCCACCCTCACGACGCTTTGGAACACCCTCCCACTACGCACCGTGTTAATTGCGCAGTTTGAAACCATCTGGACCGGCTTTTACACCCGGGCTCTCGTGCTCTTGCGCAAACGCCACCCACCCACTAATTCCTTGTCCTTCAACGCCAACTTGACCTTTGACGCCGAAGTGGAAATTATTCTCGAATCGCTCGTGGACGTTCTCTGTCTCCACGATCACGTCCGCTCTATTGCCGACGGAGACGGCGGAGCGCTGGAGACAATGTTTGCCTACTACGATTGTCATTTACGTCGCTCCGACGTGGCCGTCGGGCTCATGGTGGAACtctgtcgttgttgtggcGGGGCCGTGGATCCGGACGGGGAGACGCTCGTCCTAACCCCGTCCACCAGCTTTTTGGCGCGGCCCCCCACTTGTGAGGATTCGGTGCATTCGGATACTTCCGATACGGCGACACCTCCCGATACGGCCGTATCGTCTCCCATGGTACAAGTCGATCACGTATGGCGACCGGTTCCGCCCCATCTCAAGGAACTGTGCGCACAAGCTCTCATGGGAGGAATGAAATGCTTGTTCCGCGACGACAAGGCCTCGGCCGAAACCCTGCTGGAACGATCACGGCGCAAACGGTCCATAATGAGTCGACAACTGAAAGACAGTTTCGAGGAGGCCTTGTCCGAGACGATCCCCAACACAAACGTTGCCGAATTATCGGTGTCACCCTCCTGCACGCACGTGCTCCGAGACGtgaaaacgaaaaagcgtCTCATGCGCAAGGCGGCGCGCATCTTTAACCACAAGGCCTCCCGGGGCATCGAATTTTTGCTCGATGCCGGGCTGGTGGCCGACCCCGTTACTCCCATGAGTGTCGCTACCTTTTTGCGCAACGGCATTGTGGTCGGTCTGGACAAGAAAGCGGTCGGCGCGTATTTAGGCGAAGCCGGTAAGGCTCCCATTGCCGGCAAGTCGCCACTGTCCTGGGAACGCGACTGGTTTCATAAGGATGTCCTACAGAGTTATTGTGGACTGTTTCGATTCGAAGGACAGTCCTTGTTGGACGGGCTGCGCATGTTCTTGGCGGCGTTTCGTTTGCCGGGGGAGGCTCAACAAATTGATCGCATTCTACAAGCCTTTTCCGATTCGTGTGGACAGGTCTGCGAAGAATCAGCCGACGGCCGTCTCCAGTTGTTCTCGGAAGACCCTAAGCGGGCAAGTGACGCGGCCTATCTACTTTCTTTCAGCATCATCATGCTGAATACCGATCGACACAACACCAATATCCGGGAAGACCGCAAAATGAGTGCCGCTGACTTTGTCAAGAACAACACGGACTACGGACGTGACATTACCGAAAAGGGAAAGGAATTTCCGAGCGAATTTCTGGAAGGAATTTACCACAGCATCAATGATGAAGAAATTCGTACGGAAGGGGAAGGAGCGGACGGCGCCATGACTGTAGAACGGTGGAAAGATGTCCTCCGTGGCTCCaccgaagaagccgaagatGAGTTTCTGCCCTCCTTGCACGATGCCGAAGACCTGACCGAACTAGTTCTGGAACACGTGTGGAAGCCAATCATGTCGTCCATTGGAGCTTTCTGGGGGATGCCTCGTGTAGCAGACGATGAACCCCTGTCGCCAAGCGATCCGGCACAAAACGGCATGCTTGGGGTACAAGGTGCTCGTCTCGGAATGGACATGGCGTTAGAAATGCTGCACGGAGTCCGGAAGTTGGGTCGTATCGATATCTTCCGTAAGATTTTTTCTTGGATCTGTGACTATACCGGTCTAATTGGGGATTACTCGGTAGATGCTGTGGAACGCACCTGGTCGCTGACCAACTCGGTCGAAGCACAGAGTGCCGTTGTTGCTGCGATTCGTACGGCGCTGGACGCTGGCGAGGACCTGAACGGAGACGGATGGAAGCGACTCTGGTCCATCCTTTTCGAAATGCGCGACTTGAAGCTTCTTGCGTACGGTGGACCTTCTGCCAAGTCAAGTCTACTCCACGAATCGGATCCGGACATCCTCGACGAGAGCGCTCGTCGAGATTGGACAATTGTCTC CCCAAGTCGAAGAGCACCCGTAAGCTCGGTTCACGGCAAAGAAGACCTTGTCGTGTGGGACGATTATGCACCtagtgacgacgaagaggagcCACAATCTGTGGAAGAGTGTGATGATTTATCGAGCGAAATGGAAGGGCTCAGTCCAGGCGCCGAGTTTGAAAACCTTTTGATTAGGGAAAGCCTAGGCATGAGTCGTCAATTGGACTTACCAGTCACTGGCCTGGAACGAATGGACGAAGCCAGGCGGCATCTCGTGTCTCCACGCGCTCGCGTCCGTGGCCGACTGACAAATGCATGCAACTTTAAGGCACTTGTTTCGGACAGTCGATTTCTCAACGACGCGGGAATTCGTGTCCTCTTGCAAGCGTTGGCGGAGCTCATCGCAGGCATGAGTCGGTCGACGAGACTTGCTGAAGCTCCACCGCTTCCTCCCCCAAGCGGAGGTCTCGAACGCAGCTCTAGTAGTGATTCCATCGCAACCCCGGTTTTCTTGCCGACTAGTGGGTATCTTCCGATTTCCCCGGCTTCCGAAGCGTTTGCTGAAGTTCTCATATGCGAAATTGCTTTGAAGAATAGAGACAGGTTGAAGATGCTTTGGAAAGATGTTCTGCAAGACCATTACCTGAGCTCTTTGACGAGTATTCTTGTCAATCCAGTCGAAGGTGCTAGTACCGCAGTTCCCCAACCAGATCCAGGTCTCGAGAAGCGAGTCACGGGATTGCTTCGCATCAGTATCTGCGCTGTGCAGCGCGACGAGCTTTCCAACGAAATTTTGTCTGCATGGAAATACTTGCTTCCTATAAGCGATGAACAACGAGCGTCGTCGCCTTTGCGTGTGCTCGACAAGCACATTGGTGAAGGATTGTGGAGAACCGCATCTTCGGTTGATGGCCTTCATTCACTCAACGCCGATGGCTGGGAAGGTTTGATGTCGCTTTTAAAGTGGTGCGCAAAATGTGGCG AAGACTTGGATAAACGTGTCCCTTGCTCTATTGTGGATGCTCTTAAAGCATTGGTAGAAGCAGGTCAAAACCGCGCCTATCCACAGCTGAGTATCGCATCTTTGGATTTGCTTCACACGCTGCACGAGAAAAAAATAAATTCGTTGCAAACGGAATCATTTTCCGACGAAAACGCTGCTTTGTTCTGGTCCGGATGCTGGCGAGAGACCGTTGCAGTGATGGCGGAAGCGGCTGAGCTGTCTTCCGATACG AAtgttcgacaacattcattgtcaatgctGACTGATTtatttttggaaaagcgaAAGACTGCAATACCAGTAGCACACGTTGCTGGTGTCCTCAGTGAAATATGCGTCCCACTGGCAGGGCGCTGCATCTTACGCCTTCAAATGGGTGATGATTCGATTGAGAATTCAGACGCGTTGATGATTGAGTTTGAGCTGTGCATCAGTCTTATCTTCAAGCCCTTGCGACACCATCTCAACACGGGTATGTCGGCGATTTCCGACGGAAACCTTTCATCCATTTGGAAGTCGGTGTTATCTGTTCTCGAAGAACTGCTGCGCGAAGACAGCCCTTCGCTGGACAGCAACGAAGGTCAACCTTCGTTACCGGTGAATCTGAAAGCTACAATGAATCAACTTGTTAACGAACATCTTCAGAATGCCATATCAGTACTTATTGCCGCCGGGGTCTTGCTGTCGGAAGGCTACTCCAAAGCTTCAGAGGACATTTCGTTTATAACCTGGGAATCTGTTGGTCGAATGGGGATTCCTGAAAGTGCCGTTGTGGAATGGCGACAGCAAGCTTTGCATGAATCATAA
- a CDS encoding predicted protein: YESSIKTFSTVETVEEFWATYNFLKRPNDLPSTTDYHFFRSGIKPTWEDQSNAKGGKWIVRFPKGLASRFWEEILLALIGCQFTGVPDGEICGAVLSIRHSEDIIGIWNRTSVDRDIIERIRDALKKILQLPSHAQMEYKPHQTSMQDRTSFRNT, translated from the coding sequence TACGAGAGTTCTATCAAGACTTTCAGCACGGTTGAAACGGTAGAAGAATTCTGGGCGACTTACAATTTTCTCAAACGGCCTAACGATTTGCCGTCAACTACAGATTATCACTTCTTTCGCAGCGGAATCAAACCGACTTGGGAAGATCAAAGCAACGCGAAGGGCGGCAAATGGATCGTCCGTTTTCCCAAGGGTCTCGCAAGCCGCTTCTGGGAGGAGATTCTTCTCGCGCTGATCGGATGCCAGTTCACTGGAGTTCCCGACGGTGAAATCTGCGGGGCTGTCTTGTCCATTCGCCATTCGGAAGACATTATTGGGATCTGGAATCGCACGTCCGTGGACCGGGATATCATTGAGCGTATTCGGGATGCTCTCAAAAAGATTCTGCAGCTTCCGTCGCATGCGCAGATGGAGTACAAGCCGCATCAGACTTCAATGCAGGATCGGACGTCCTTTCGCAATACG